From Sulfurovum zhangzhouensis, the proteins below share one genomic window:
- the rpiB gene encoding ribose 5-phosphate isomerase B → MSKKFYIATDHAGFAIKDFVKDVVKNFGCEIIDLGPDSDDRVDYPDFARKCAHKVIEDEGSFGILICGTGIGISIAANKVPGIRAALCHDTYTAKLTRMHNDANILCFGERVVGKGVIEDMIEAFINTEFEGGRHADRVEKIEGCSFGADLG, encoded by the coding sequence ATGTCAAAAAAATTCTATATCGCTACTGACCATGCCGGCTTTGCCATTAAAGATTTTGTCAAAGATGTCGTTAAAAATTTTGGATGCGAGATCATCGATCTTGGTCCTGATTCTGATGATAGAGTAGACTATCCGGACTTTGCAAGAAAGTGTGCTCACAAAGTGATAGAAGATGAAGGAAGCTTCGGTATCCTTATCTGTGGTACAGGTATCGGTATCTCGATTGCAGCGAACAAAGTACCTGGTATACGTGCGGCACTCTGTCATGATACCTATACAGCTAAACTGACACGTATGCATAATGACGCCAATATCCTCTGTTTTGGAGAACGTGTTGTGGGTAAAGGTGTGATCGAAGATATGATCGAAGCCTTCATCAATACAGAGTTCGAAGGCGGAAGACATGCAGATCGTGTAGAGAAGATCGAAGGATGTTCATTCGGTGCTGACCTCGGATAA
- a CDS encoding adenine phosphoribosyltransferase, with translation MSLTSEEKSIILNSIRDIPDFPKPGILFKDITTLLGNPQAFDTLMNHLEKRYEGYELDYVAGIDARGFIFGSILADRLGIGFVPVRKQGKLPYTTVAEKYSLEYGFDEVEIHIDAFGEEKGAKVLLIDDLIATGGTAKAAANLIDKVGAHCVEACFIMELAFLNGREGFNSEVYSVLQID, from the coding sequence ATGTCATTAACATCCGAAGAAAAATCAATTATATTAAACAGCATTAGAGATATTCCCGATTTCCCAAAACCGGGTATTCTTTTCAAAGACATCACTACCCTACTGGGGAATCCACAGGCCTTTGATACGCTAATGAACCATCTTGAAAAACGTTATGAAGGTTATGAACTTGACTACGTTGCAGGTATCGATGCAAGAGGGTTTATCTTCGGTTCAATTCTTGCAGACAGACTGGGAATCGGTTTTGTCCCGGTACGTAAACAGGGGAAACTTCCTTATACTACTGTAGCAGAGAAGTACTCTTTGGAGTATGGTTTCGATGAAGTCGAGATACATATCGATGCATTCGGAGAAGAGAAAGGCGCCAAAGTACTCCTTATCGATGACCTCATAGCAACAGGCGGTACGGCAAAAGCGGCAGCGAATCTCATAGACAAAGTCGGTGCACACTGTGTTGAAGCCTGCTTCATTATGGAACTTGCTTTCCTCAATGGACGTGAAGGATTCAATAGTGAAGTATATTCCGTACTTCAAATAGATTGA
- the trpB gene encoding tryptophan synthase subunit beta yields MYIPKPSPYDPDELGHFGKFGGRFVPETLMPALEQLRLDYEAVRFDKSFWEEVDYYYKNYVGRPSSLYFAANLSEELGAKVYLKREDLNHTGAHKINHCIAQAVLAKRLGKKKIIAETGAGQHGVATATVAALFGLECEVFMGAKDVARQELNVFRMKLLGAKVHAVQSGSRTLKDAMNDAIRHWVTHARDTYYLIGTVAGPHPYPMMVRDIQSVIGWEARAQIQTAEGILPDKVIACIGGGSNALGIFNHFLEDESVECIGIEAGGEGLDCKHGCSLEKGFPGVLHGQLSYLLQDEDGQIQEAHSISAGLDYPGIGPEHAYLKDAGVVKYDHITDDEAMDAFVWLSRAEGIIPAFESSHAVAYLKKLNPEEIKGKTILVNLSGRGDKDMIQAQEILKDKI; encoded by the coding sequence ATCTATATTCCTAAACCAAGTCCGTATGATCCTGATGAACTTGGGCACTTTGGTAAGTTTGGGGGAAGATTTGTACCCGAAACACTTATGCCGGCACTTGAACAGCTTAGACTTGACTATGAAGCAGTACGATTTGACAAATCCTTTTGGGAAGAGGTAGATTATTACTACAAAAACTACGTAGGTCGCCCCTCTTCACTCTACTTTGCAGCCAATCTCTCTGAAGAGCTTGGGGCGAAAGTCTATCTCAAACGTGAAGATCTCAACCATACCGGTGCACATAAGATCAACCACTGTATCGCACAAGCGGTCCTTGCCAAAAGACTTGGAAAGAAAAAGATCATTGCAGAAACCGGTGCAGGTCAACACGGTGTTGCTACTGCAACCGTAGCAGCGCTTTTTGGTCTTGAGTGTGAGGTTTTCATGGGAGCCAAAGATGTAGCGCGTCAAGAACTGAATGTTTTTAGAATGAAACTCCTTGGGGCTAAAGTACATGCTGTACAGTCAGGAAGCCGTACTCTTAAAGATGCAATGAATGATGCGATCCGCCACTGGGTGACACATGCTCGTGATACTTACTACCTCATTGGAACAGTTGCAGGACCTCACCCCTACCCAATGATGGTGCGTGATATCCAATCCGTGATCGGATGGGAAGCAAGAGCACAGATCCAAACTGCAGAAGGCATACTGCCTGATAAAGTGATCGCATGTATCGGTGGGGGCTCCAATGCATTAGGTATTTTCAACCACTTTCTGGAAGATGAAAGTGTAGAGTGTATCGGTATCGAAGCAGGCGGCGAAGGGCTTGATTGCAAACATGGATGTTCACTTGAAAAAGGATTTCCCGGTGTTCTTCACGGACAACTAAGCTATCTTCTTCAGGATGAAGACGGTCAGATCCAGGAAGCCCATTCTATCTCGGCAGGTCTGGACTATCCAGGTATTGGACCAGAACATGCATATCTCAAAGATGCAGGTGTGGTAAAATATGACCACATCACTGATGATGAAGCAATGGATGCTTTTGTATGGCTCTCACGCGCAGAAGGTATCATCCCTGCATTTGAGAGTTCCCATGCGGTTGCATATCTTAAAAAACTGAATCCTGAAGAGATCAAAGGCAAAACGATCCTTGTCAACCTCTCAGGACGCGGGGACAAAGATATGATACAAGCACAAGAGATTTTAAAAGATAAAATATAG
- a CDS encoding leucyl aminopeptidase: MYFNITTDKIKDISADLELIIVAEKNQEHDFIADPKLLKKAGFKGGQDELCLLIEKGRLYVGVETLTAECIRPAVATALRSLIGNKSYKSLKVATYLSDASTASLEAMVEGIVLGSYSFNRYKSDKQKISIKNVEISLESYNEYQLDAENAIKAVHQAEILANATNFTRDIVNTTPDDCYPAVMADIAIALAKDNEMDINILKTKEMRKEKMETLLAVARASRHRPRVIHLSHKPKNPKAVITVVGKGLTYDSGGLSLKPADYMVTMKSDKSGGSAVLGIMKAVSELNLNVEVHGFVGAVENMIGGDAYKPDDVLTAKNGKTIEVRNTDAEGRLVLADTLCYAQQEVKADYIFDFATLTGACVVGVGNYTSGVMGNADLPKDMIIEAAKNSGELATKLDFNRYLKKTLKSEIADICNISNTRYGGAITAGQFLSEFIDENHKEKWAHIDIAGPAFVEQAWGENPHGASGAGVRMMIKLLEKLAKA, from the coding sequence ATGTATTTCAATATCACAACAGACAAGATTAAAGATATCAGTGCTGATTTAGAACTCATTATCGTTGCTGAGAAGAATCAGGAACATGACTTTATCGCTGACCCTAAACTACTTAAAAAAGCAGGATTTAAAGGCGGTCAGGATGAACTATGTCTTCTTATTGAAAAAGGCAGGCTCTATGTAGGTGTCGAGACACTTACAGCAGAATGTATCAGACCGGCTGTAGCTACAGCATTACGTTCGCTTATCGGGAACAAAAGCTACAAGTCTCTCAAAGTTGCTACTTATTTGAGTGATGCATCAACAGCATCTTTAGAAGCAATGGTTGAAGGGATTGTACTTGGAAGCTACAGTTTCAACAGATACAAAAGCGATAAACAAAAAATATCTATCAAAAATGTAGAGATCTCACTAGAAAGTTATAATGAGTATCAGCTTGATGCTGAGAACGCTATCAAAGCCGTACACCAGGCAGAGATCCTTGCCAATGCGACCAACTTCACCAGAGATATCGTCAACACTACACCTGATGACTGTTATCCTGCTGTAATGGCTGATATCGCTATTGCTCTTGCTAAAGACAATGAGATGGATATCAATATCCTCAAGACAAAAGAGATGAGAAAAGAGAAGATGGAGACACTTCTTGCTGTAGCTAGAGCAAGTCGTCATAGACCGCGTGTTATCCACCTCTCTCACAAACCCAAAAATCCTAAAGCAGTCATTACCGTTGTAGGGAAAGGGTTGACTTATGATTCAGGTGGTCTTAGCCTTAAACCTGCAGACTATATGGTTACGATGAAGTCAGACAAAAGCGGTGGATCAGCTGTGCTTGGTATCATGAAAGCGGTATCTGAACTCAATCTCAATGTAGAAGTACACGGCTTTGTAGGCGCAGTGGAAAATATGATCGGTGGAGATGCGTATAAACCGGATGACGTGCTTACTGCGAAAAACGGTAAAACAATTGAAGTACGTAATACCGATGCTGAGGGTAGACTGGTTCTAGCGGATACGCTTTGTTATGCACAACAAGAGGTGAAAGCAGACTACATTTTTGACTTTGCTACACTCACCGGTGCTTGTGTGGTAGGTGTAGGTAACTATACTTCAGGAGTTATGGGAAATGCAGACCTTCCAAAAGATATGATCATTGAGGCTGCTAAAAACTCCGGTGAATTGGCTACCAAACTTGACTTCAACCGCTACCTGAAAAAGACACTCAAATCAGAGATTGCCGATATCTGTAACATCTCTAATACAAGATACGGCGGTGCTATCACTGCAGGTCAGTTCCTTTCAGAATTCATCGATGAAAACCACAAGGAAAAGTGGGCACACATCGATATCGCTGGTCCTGCCTTTGTTGAACAAGCATGGGGAGAAAACCCTCATGGTGCAAGCGGTGCGGGTGTTCGTATGATGATAAAATTGCTTGAGAAACTGGCAAAAGCGTAG
- a CDS encoding bacteriohemerythrin, with translation MLLDTDALPSVDMSFMNEVHKEEVHIINHLFTALLAYENAPSLDNALVIDALFEKWYKHTVSHFEGEEVKMRESGFPPYAMHKGEHDRVLGEIRDLLEKWKESREPKPLKIYMIEVLPSWLLNHIQTMDTVTARFLKTGISPCNI, from the coding sequence ATGCTTCTAGACACAGATGCACTTCCTTCTGTAGATATGTCGTTTATGAACGAAGTACACAAGGAAGAAGTGCATATCATCAACCATCTTTTTACGGCACTTTTAGCCTATGAGAATGCACCTTCACTAGATAATGCACTAGTAATAGATGCATTGTTTGAAAAATGGTATAAGCATACAGTCTCGCACTTTGAAGGGGAAGAAGTAAAGATGAGAGAAAGCGGTTTTCCTCCTTATGCAATGCATAAAGGAGAACATGACAGAGTACTTGGAGAAATACGTGATCTGTTGGAAAAATGGAAAGAAAGCAGAGAACCAAAGCCTCTTAAGATCTACATGATCGAAGTTCTACCTAGCTGGCTTTTGAATCATATACAGACTATGGATACGGTTACAGCCAGGTTTCTCAAGACAGGCATAAGTCCGTGTAATATATAA
- a CDS encoding response regulator → MHPSNTSSLLDLVIVVSILLLFLAIYLYVSSKNKRNYTQTETPLSTSAQMKTYVDKTNITPSAYNEISVKYPLSTLPTTEKTLPYTTNKPFEETPNITVDDFYNFKGARLLLVEDNKINQKIFQSVLQKSGILITIANNGQEALNYLYTPDREFDLVLMDISMPEMDGYTCTEKIRANHHFDKLPIITLTAFAMGKEIERMYALGANGYITKPLHIGQLYTVFTTYLGHIQRPVSTLSALKMKGLDIEAGIAMYEGDEELYKQMLREFIVLYGSLIKQMPKWIEEKDYDKVKLNIVKIGSKLHSLGAYELEEAVARMKKFFIYGTEHRIEEFKDVFPEKLNRLIIAMRLYLQGEIL, encoded by the coding sequence ATGCATCCATCAAATACATCATCTTTACTTGATCTCGTTATTGTTGTTTCTATTTTATTGCTTTTTTTAGCAATATATCTCTATGTCTCCTCAAAGAACAAGAGGAACTATACTCAAACAGAAACACCATTATCCACATCAGCACAGATGAAAACCTATGTAGATAAAACAAACATTACCCCTTCTGCATATAATGAGATATCCGTTAAATATCCTCTATCTACTCTACCAACAACTGAAAAAACTCTTCCTTACACTACCAATAAGCCATTTGAGGAAACACCGAATATCACCGTGGATGACTTCTATAATTTTAAAGGTGCGAGACTCCTACTTGTTGAAGATAATAAGATCAATCAAAAGATCTTTCAGAGTGTACTGCAAAAATCCGGGATCCTGATTACAATAGCCAACAATGGACAGGAAGCACTAAACTACCTCTATACTCCGGATAGAGAATTTGATCTTGTGTTAATGGATATAAGTATGCCTGAAATGGATGGCTATACCTGTACTGAAAAGATCCGGGCAAATCACCACTTTGATAAACTGCCGATCATCACTTTAACAGCATTTGCAATGGGCAAAGAGATAGAACGTATGTATGCACTCGGTGCAAATGGCTATATAACAAAACCTTTACACATTGGACAGCTTTATACCGTATTTACAACCTATTTGGGCCATATACAAAGACCGGTTTCTACACTTTCAGCACTTAAAATGAAAGGATTGGATATTGAGGCAGGTATCGCAATGTATGAAGGGGATGAAGAACTTTATAAACAGATGCTCAGAGAGTTTATCGTTTTATATGGAAGTCTTATCAAACAGATGCCAAAATGGATTGAAGAAAAAGATTATGATAAAGTCAAACTCAATATTGTCAAGATCGGTTCGAAGCTCCATTCTCTAGGGGCATATGAACTGGAAGAAGCCGTCGCAAGAATGAAAAAGTTTTTTATTTACGGTACCGAACATCGTATTGAAGAGTTCAAGGATGTATTTCCGGAAAAACTTAACAGACTTATCATTGCGATGAGACTCTATCTTCAAGGTGAGATTCTTTAA
- the ychF gene encoding redox-regulated ATPase YchF, with protein sequence MGLGIGLVGLPNVGKSTTFNALTKAQNAESANYPFCTIEPNKAVVPVPDKRLDELAKIVNPERLQHSTLDFVDIAGLVKGASKGEGLGNKFLSNIRETEVILEIVRCFEDENITHTEGSIDPIRDIEIIEQELLLADMDSLQKRIDSLKKKAKGNDRDAKAQLEIAEELMEFIADGNPVSSFEKIDEDSFKAMNKDLRLLTSKEIMYGANVDEDGLAEDNEYVKAVKEYAAERNREVIKLCAKVEEEMVDFDEEEKAEMLGSLGVEESGLDQIIRKGFDKLGLMSYFTAGVKEVRAWTIRKGTTAPKAAAVIHNDFEKGFIRAEVISYEDYIACGGEQKAKEAGKNRLEGKEYIVQDGDVMHFRFNV encoded by the coding sequence ATGGGACTAGGCATAGGACTTGTAGGATTACCGAATGTCGGGAAATCCACCACTTTTAACGCACTGACAAAAGCACAAAATGCTGAGAGTGCGAACTACCCTTTCTGTACAATCGAACCAAATAAGGCGGTTGTTCCAGTACCAGACAAAAGACTTGATGAACTTGCAAAGATCGTTAACCCGGAGCGTCTCCAACACTCTACACTCGACTTTGTAGACATTGCAGGACTTGTAAAAGGGGCAAGCAAAGGTGAAGGGCTTGGAAACAAATTCCTCTCAAATATCCGTGAAACTGAAGTGATCCTCGAGATCGTAAGATGTTTTGAGGATGAAAATATCACACATACAGAAGGGAGTATCGATCCTATCAGAGATATCGAGATCATTGAGCAGGAGCTTCTACTTGCAGATATGGATTCATTACAAAAGCGTATCGATAGCCTTAAGAAAAAAGCAAAAGGTAATGACAGGGATGCTAAAGCCCAACTTGAGATCGCAGAAGAGCTCATGGAGTTTATTGCAGATGGTAACCCTGTATCAAGCTTTGAAAAAATAGATGAGGATAGTTTTAAAGCAATGAACAAAGATCTCAGACTCCTTACAAGCAAAGAGATCATGTATGGTGCGAATGTGGACGAAGACGGACTTGCAGAAGACAACGAGTATGTTAAAGCTGTCAAAGAGTATGCTGCAGAACGCAATAGAGAGGTCATCAAACTCTGTGCAAAAGTAGAAGAAGAAATGGTAGATTTCGATGAGGAAGAAAAAGCTGAAATGCTTGGATCTTTGGGTGTTGAGGAATCAGGACTTGATCAGATCATCCGTAAAGGATTTGATAAACTTGGGCTCATGAGCTACTTCACAGCAGGTGTTAAAGAAGTACGTGCGTGGACGATACGCAAAGGTACGACTGCTCCAAAAGCAGCAGCAGTCATCCACAACGACTTCGAAAAAGGTTTTATCCGTGCAGAAGTTATCAGTTATGAAGACTATATCGCGTGTGGCGGAGAACAAAAAGCAAAAGAAGCCGGTAAAAACAGACTGGAAGGGAAAGAGTACATCGTTCAAGACGGCGATGTAATGCACTTCAGATTCAATGTTTGA
- a CDS encoding DUF302 domain-containing protein, protein MKKLVLTALVLFGLVGCGSNKGAFIEEVPSQNDAPTAIAKLKKILKDRGLTHFATIDHSENAKSVNMALKQNTVVMFGNPLTGTVLMQCNPSMGMDLPLKLLFTTSYEGQTTISYTNPEYWSLKHNIRDKNCLKLINELASGMRDLAQEVAKK, encoded by the coding sequence ATGAAAAAATTGGTTTTGACAGCTTTAGTACTATTCGGTCTGGTAGGATGCGGCAGTAACAAGGGTGCTTTTATCGAGGAGGTACCTAGCCAAAATGATGCACCTACTGCTATCGCCAAACTAAAGAAGATTCTCAAAGACAGAGGACTCACTCACTTTGCAACTATTGATCACTCCGAAAATGCCAAGAGTGTTAACATGGCACTCAAACAAAACACAGTAGTAATGTTTGGAAATCCTCTTACAGGTACTGTACTGATGCAGTGTAATCCTTCTATGGGTATGGACCTTCCTTTGAAACTGCTTTTTACCACAAGCTATGAAGGACAGACGACCATCTCATACACCAATCCGGAATACTGGTCTTTGAAACATAACATCAGAGATAAAAACTGCTTGAAGCTCATTAATGAACTAGCAAGCGGTATGCGTGACCTAGCGCAAGAAGTAGCCAAAAAGTAG
- a CDS encoding DUF1456 family protein yields the protein MILTTNDILYRIKKALHLSNEEMIKAYALEEYEMTPEHLESLLKRRQDKGFEQCSYEELGVFLDGLVTLKRGPAPKKKDEDEAVELTNNLILKKLRVALNLKEHELQMLFALVDVELSKQQLSALFRKEDHKNFKPCSDELLDTFLEGLDEFYFEGGEEY from the coding sequence ATGATATTAACAACTAATGACATCCTCTATAGGATTAAAAAAGCACTCCATTTAAGTAATGAAGAAATGATCAAAGCTTATGCTTTGGAGGAGTATGAAATGACTCCTGAACATCTAGAAAGCTTACTCAAACGCCGTCAGGACAAAGGGTTTGAACAATGCAGCTATGAAGAGTTAGGTGTCTTTTTGGATGGGCTTGTCACACTCAAGCGTGGCCCTGCTCCTAAAAAGAAAGATGAAGATGAAGCTGTGGAACTCACCAACAATCTCATCCTCAAAAAACTCCGTGTAGCTTTAAACCTCAAAGAGCACGAACTTCAGATGCTCTTTGCCCTGGTTGATGTGGAATTGAGCAAACAGCAGCTCTCAGCTCTTTTCCGTAAGGAAGACCATAAAAATTTCAAACCCTGCTCTGATGAACTTCTAGATACTTTTTTAGAAGGCTTGGATGAGTTTTACTTCGAAGGGGGAGAAGAGTACTGA
- the budA gene encoding acetolactate decarboxylase: MPAKRTVSTRPLYLCAPVNALVEGLYEENIPFTEVKRHGDFGLGTFDDLDGEMVMLGGKIYQITVDGEAHEVSEEMHTPFAVVTFFEPTFSTTFDEAMDYETFQKRLESLFYSPNLFYAIRVTGSFSHVRARSVPKQHNYRPLDEAAHEQHTFDFKNIEGCLVGFFTPAFMASLNVPGVHLHFLTNDRRRGGHLLSCCPVAVTVEVQVIHALELSLPMTRDYLTRDFSQDKTAALEKAEK; the protein is encoded by the coding sequence ATGCCTGCCAAGCGAACCGTCTCAACTCGCCCGCTTTATCTCTGCGCACCAGTCAATGCCTTAGTGGAGGGACTGTACGAAGAGAACATTCCTTTTACCGAGGTCAAACGCCACGGCGACTTTGGCCTGGGAACCTTTGACGACCTCGATGGTGAGATGGTGATGCTCGGTGGCAAGATCTACCAGATCACTGTTGACGGTGAGGCACATGAGGTGAGTGAGGAGATGCACACTCCTTTCGCGGTCGTCACCTTTTTTGAACCGACCTTTTCGACGACTTTCGACGAAGCGATGGATTACGAGACTTTCCAGAAACGCCTCGAAAGCCTGTTCTATTCACCCAATCTCTTCTATGCCATCCGCGTTACGGGCAGTTTCAGCCACGTCCGGGCACGCTCCGTCCCCAAACAGCACAACTACCGTCCGCTCGACGAAGCGGCGCACGAACAGCATACCTTCGACTTTAAGAATATAGAGGGGTGCCTAGTCGGATTTTTTACCCCTGCGTTCATGGCCTCGCTCAACGTGCCGGGCGTGCACCTGCACTTTCTCACAAATGACCGTCGCCGCGGCGGCCACTTGCTCTCATGCTGCCCTGTAGCGGTAACCGTAGAGGTCCAGGTTATCCATGCTCTCGAACTTTCACTGCCGATGACCCGAGACTACCTAACCCGAGACTTTTCTCAGGACAAAACGGCCGCACTGGAAAAAGCGGAAAAATAA
- a CDS encoding metal ABC transporter solute-binding protein, Zn/Mn family: MKKLLLFILVSTYLSANIKTVVSILPEKTFVEAIGGEKVDIALMVMPGNSPHTYEPKPSQMKEITKADIYFKIGVEFEHVWLEKFSNLNAGMKIVDLSESIEKLPMLAHDHHDEHDMHEDDEHEDHDSLDPHIWTDPKNVLIIANNIYNALSKEDPENASYYKKNLEVFTTHVKQTDESIKKILINTPEHAAFMVFHPAWGYFAKAYGLEELPVEVEGKAPKPQELMHLIEEAKQNKVKAIFTQPEFSDATAKLISEELGIKVIKVSPLAPDWSQNLINLANAIAGK; the protein is encoded by the coding sequence ATGAAAAAACTACTTCTATTTATACTGGTAAGCACTTACCTGTCTGCAAATATCAAAACTGTTGTAAGTATCCTGCCTGAAAAAACTTTTGTTGAAGCTATTGGTGGAGAAAAGGTGGACATTGCTCTTATGGTAATGCCTGGTAACTCCCCTCATACCTATGAACCCAAACCTTCTCAAATGAAAGAGATCACCAAAGCCGATATTTACTTTAAGATCGGTGTAGAATTTGAACATGTATGGCTGGAGAAATTCAGCAATCTAAATGCCGGTATGAAGATCGTAGATCTTTCAGAAAGTATTGAGAAGCTTCCAATGCTAGCTCATGATCACCATGATGAGCATGACATGCATGAAGATGATGAGCATGAAGACCATGATAGCCTTGATCCGCATATCTGGACGGATCCAAAAAATGTATTGATTATCGCAAATAACATTTATAACGCACTCAGTAAAGAAGACCCTGAAAATGCATCTTACTACAAGAAAAACCTTGAGGTGTTCACTACACATGTAAAACAAACAGATGAGTCGATCAAAAAGATACTTATCAATACTCCTGAACATGCTGCATTCATGGTCTTTCACCCTGCATGGGGGTATTTTGCTAAAGCCTATGGTTTAGAAGAACTTCCAGTAGAGGTTGAAGGTAAGGCACCAAAACCTCAAGAGCTTATGCATCTTATAGAGGAAGCAAAACAAAATAAAGTCAAAGCGATCTTTACTCAACCAGAGTTCTCTGATGCGACAGCCAAACTGATCTCAGAAGAACTGGGTATCAAAGTGATCAAGGTTTCTCCACTTGCACCAGACTGGTCACAAAATCTGATCAACTTAGCTAACGCTATTGCAGGAAAGTAA
- a CDS encoding metal ABC transporter ATP-binding protein → MGVIDVSNVSFSYDREIVLEDINLSIDKEDFLAIIGPNGGGKSTLLKVILGIYKPKKGSVKVLGKEPCKNLSHIGYVPQNTNVNTDFPIKVLEVVMMGHIGGKRPLFGYGQDEIACAMGALAQVGMQAYADKKIGSLSGGQRQRVMIARALCAHPSILILDEPTASIDVAGQRDIYELLRVLSKSVTIIVVSHDISVILEYANKVAHINKRLSFHDISNKEETFHTHGKSGHFCEVELLQMLGSKSNCNVCEPVEKWRTEP, encoded by the coding sequence ATGGGTGTGATCGATGTCTCAAATGTAAGCTTTTCCTACGACAGAGAAATAGTACTTGAGGATATCAATCTTAGTATAGACAAAGAGGATTTTCTAGCGATCATAGGACCAAATGGCGGAGGTAAATCTACCCTGCTTAAAGTCATCCTTGGTATCTATAAACCTAAAAAAGGATCGGTCAAAGTTCTGGGTAAAGAGCCATGCAAAAACCTCTCTCATATCGGTTATGTCCCGCAAAATACCAATGTCAATACCGATTTTCCTATCAAAGTCCTGGAAGTGGTCATGATGGGTCATATCGGAGGGAAACGCCCATTGTTCGGGTATGGTCAAGATGAGATCGCCTGCGCGATGGGAGCTTTGGCACAAGTAGGTATGCAAGCATATGCAGACAAAAAGATCGGTTCACTCTCCGGAGGGCAGAGACAGCGTGTTATGATCGCCAGAGCACTCTGTGCACACCCTTCTATCCTTATCCTTGATGAGCCAACTGCCAGTATCGATGTAGCAGGACAAAGAGATATCTATGAACTGCTTAGAGTACTCTCTAAGAGTGTGACGATCATCGTCGTCAGTCATGATATCTCAGTGATCCTGGAGTATGCCAACAAGGTAGCCCATATCAACAAAAGACTCTCGTTCCACGATATCTCCAACAAAGAAGAAACCTTCCATACCCATGGAAAAAGCGGACATTTTTGTGAGGTGGAACTTCTGCAAATGCTGGGTTCAAAAAGCAATTGTAATGTGTGTGAACCTGTAGAAAAGTGGAGGACAGAGCCATGA
- a CDS encoding metal ABC transporter permease — protein MIEALSYGFIQHALIAGLLVSLASGIIGSLIVVNRMVFLAGGIAHASYGGIGLAVFLGLPIFLGASLFAIAAALLVSVLTLKKRERIDTFIGLIWAVGMAIGVIFIDLTPGYNVDMMSYLFGSILAVSSDDLYFMGALLGVIIVVMSFWYRDILAVSYDSEYAALRGVNVRLFYTLILILSALTVVIAIKVVGLILVIAMLTIPVYIAEKLSNSLAKMMLYSGLIATLFTSIGLAVSYAYNLTSGASIIIVSALGLGAFLLLNKVKRV, from the coding sequence ATGATCGAAGCACTCTCTTACGGATTTATCCAGCATGCACTGATCGCAGGACTGCTTGTGAGCCTGGCTTCCGGTATTATCGGTTCGCTTATCGTTGTGAACCGTATGGTATTTCTGGCAGGCGGTATCGCACATGCTTCTTATGGCGGTATCGGGCTTGCAGTATTTTTAGGACTTCCTATCTTTTTAGGTGCATCACTCTTTGCTATTGCTGCAGCACTTCTTGTCTCTGTTTTAACACTCAAGAAGCGTGAGCGCATCGATACCTTTATCGGACTGATCTGGGCAGTTGGGATGGCCATAGGGGTCATCTTCATCGATCTCACTCCGGGATACAATGTGGATATGATGAGCTATCTATTCGGCTCTATCTTGGCTGTAAGCAGTGATGATCTTTACTTTATGGGTGCATTACTTGGGGTGATCATTGTCGTAATGAGCTTTTGGTATCGTGATATACTGGCTGTCTCTTATGACAGCGAATACGCAGCTCTACGCGGGGTCAATGTACGTCTTTTCTATACACTGATCCTTATCCTCTCAGCACTCACCGTGGTGATCGCTATCAAGGTCGTAGGACTTATACTGGTCATTGCCATGCTGACCATCCCTGTCTATATCGCTGAAAAGCTCTCAAACTCACTGGCAAAGATGATGCTCTACTCTGGACTTATCGCTACGCTTTTCACCTCTATAGGACTAGCGGTATCCTATGCCTATAACCTCACTTCAGGTGCATCCATCATCATCGTATCAGCACTGGGTCTTGGTGCATTTTTACTTCTGAATAAGGTAAAGAGAGTTTAA